The Nocardioides ginsengisegetis region GTCATCCCCGCCGGCGGAGCCGGGACGCGCCTGTGGCCGCTGTCCCGGTCCTCCTCGCCCAAGTTCCTCCACGACCTGACCGGCACCGGACGCTCCCTGCTCCAGGACACCCACGACCGGCTCGAGCCGCTGGTGGGGGAGCGCTTCCTGGTCGTGACCGGGCGGCCGCACCGCGAGGCCGTGACGGCCCAGCTGGCAGCGCTGGTGCCGGAGTCCGTGCTGGCCGAGCCCTCGCCTCGCGACTCGATGGCCGCGATCGGCCTGGCGGCCGCGGTGCTCGAGCGGCAGGACCCCGACGCGGTGATGGGCTCGTTCGCCGCCGACCACGTGATCGCCCACCCCGACCGGTTCGCCGACGCCGTACGCACCGCCGTCGAGGCCGCGCGGGACGACTGGCTGGTCACCCTCGGCATCGAGCCGACCTTCCCGTCCTCGGCGTTCGGCTACATCCACCTCGGCGAGGAGCTCGCGGGCCGTCCGGGCGCGCGGTCGGTGCTGGAGTTCGTGGAGAAGCCGTCGACCGAGGTGGCTGAGGGCTACCTCGAGACGGGTGCCTACCGGTGGAACGCCGGCATGTTCGTGGTGCGGCCGCGGGTGCTGCTGGACCTGCTGGCGCAGTGGCACCCCGACTTCGCCGCGACGCTGCGCACCATCGCCGCCGACCTGACCCGGCTCGACGAGCTGTGGCCCGACCTGCCGAAGATCGCGCTCGACCACGCCGTGGCCGAGCCGGCCGCCGCGGCGGGCCGGGTGGCCGTCGTGCCCGCGAGCTTCGGCTGGGACGACATCGGCGACTTCGACTCGCTCGCCACGCTGCTGGAGGGCGAGGCCAAGGACGTGACCGTCCTCGGCGACGACGCCCTGGTGCGCGCCCTGGATGCGACCGGGCTCGTCGTCCCGCGGTCGGGCCGCGTCGTGGCGGTGGTGGGGCTCGACGACGTCGTCGTCGTGGACACCCCGGACGCCCTGCTGGTGACCACGCGGGCGCACGCCCAGCGGGTCAAGGACGTGGTGGCCGGACTCAAGGAGGCCGACCGCGCCGACCTCACGTAGCCCTCTCAGGGGCCACGCGAGGCCGGCGCCGGATCACCCGGCAATCACATCGCGCCGGGCTCGGGGGAGTCGGTGTAGGGGTACTTCAGCATGAAGTCGCTGAGGCTCTCGCCCGAGATCGCCGAGCAGTACTGGAAGACACCCTCCTGCTTGCTGGTGTCGGTGTTGCCCGAACCGCCGGCCGACCAGTGGGTGAAGGCGACGTGCTGGCCCGCGGGGAACTTCGCGCCGCCCTCGTCGGCTGAGGTCCACGGCGCGGCGATGAACTTGTCGCGGTAGTTGGTGGTGCTGCTGAGCTTGTCCGCGATCGCCTGCAGCTCCTTCATGTCGGTGTCGTTCTTCGCGATGGTGTCGTCGTACCAGAGGATCGTGTAGCCGTGCTCGAGGTTGTGCACGAGTGCCTCGAGGGCCGGCCGGTCGTCAGCGGTGTAGAGCTTGCGCGAGATCGGCGCGGGTGCGAGGCCGGCGACGTTCCAGTGGGCGCCGAACGCCGGCGGCGCGTCCTTGTAGTCGACCGTCTGGGTCTGCGGCACGTGGTCCTGGTTGCCGTCGGCCTTCTTGGTCGTCACCTTCTGGCAGACCGAGGCCGGGGCGCCGATCGAGGCGAGGTCCTTGCCCTTGAACTGGCGCAGGTCCCACCAGTCCTTGATCGGCTGGAACGCGGCGGCACCGACGATGAGCACCGCCACCACCGTGCAGACGCCCACGATCATGAAGCCGCGCCGCTGGTCGGCGGTCTTCTGCTTCTTCAGGGTCGCCGCGATCACGGCCTGGCGGTCGGACTTGGCCTGCTTCTTTGCCACGGGTCGGCTTCCTCGGTTCTGGCGGGTCTGGGTCGAGGGCAGAGTCTACGGAGTGACCGGGCGCACTCCGACCCGACCGGCCACTCGGGCGCCGGCCGTGTCGGGGACGAGCTCCCAGCCGTGCGCGAAGGCGAGCGCGGCGAGCACCGGCGCGTGCTCCGCGCCCACCCCCACCTCCAGCCCGTACGGCGCCTCCGCGGCCGGCACGCCCAGCACGGCCGCCACGGCGGCGGCCAGCTCGGCGGGGGCGGCCGGGGCGCCGAAGGGAGCCCGGTCTGCGGCGTCGCCGCGGAGCGCCCGGAGCACGGCCTCGCGGGCGCCGTACCCGAAGAGGTCGCCGCCCTCGGCCCGGACCAGGGCGACCGCCCCGGTGCCGTGCTCGCCCGCGGGAAGCACCAGGTCGGAGCGACCGCGCACCACCGCGAACGGGCGGCCGCCGAGCTTGCCCTGGGCGAGCTCGCAGGCGCCGGCGATCTCGTCGGCGACGGCCGGGGCCGTGACCGCCAGCTCGTTGCCGTGGCCGTCGACGCGGCCCGCGAAGTCCTCGCTGACCAGCAGCCCGGCGGCGCCGACGGCGATGTCGGTCTGGCCCTCGCGCCAGGCGCGGCCGGCGGTGTCGGTGACGACCACGCCGACGTTGAGCCCGGTGCGCTCGTGGATCGCGGACCGCAGGCGGCGGGCCGAGGCGTCGGGGTCCTCGGGCAGCAGCACGACCGTGCCGGCCTCGACGTTGGAGGCGTCGATGCCGGCGGCGGCCATGGTCAGGCCGTGGTGGGTGCGCACGATGGTGGTCGGCCCGCGCCGTGCGACCACGCGGGCCGTCTCGCCGGGCAGGGCCTCGTCGCGGGTGCCGGCGCGGACCCGGCCCTCGGACTTGCTGACCACCTTGCTGGTCACCACGACGACGTCGCCGTCGACCAGGTCGACGAGGGGCAGCAGCAGCGCGGCGAGGTCGTCACCCGGGCGCACCTCGGGCGCGCCGTCGGGCGCGACGACGGTCAGCGTGGTCATCGGACGGGGGTCACCAGCGAGACGGCGGCCGCGGCCATCGCGGCGGTGGCGTCGGGGGACGTCATCATCAGCGGCACCGCCACGCAGGCCAGGCCCGCGTCGGTCAGCCGGCCGACCTGCTCGGCGTCGGCCTCGTCGACCAGCCAGCCGTCGAGCACCCCGCCGGCCGACCGCGCGCCGTAGTGCAGGCCGACCCCCGCGGCGCTGACCTCGACGCCGATCGCGGTCAGCATCTGCTCGGCCATGCCGCGCACGTGGGTGCCGCCGACGATGGGGGAGAGGCCCACGACGGGGGCGCGGGTGGCGCCCAGCGCCTCGCGCACCCGCGGCACTCCGAGGATGGTGCCGACCGACACCACGGGGTTGGACGGCGGCAGCACGACGAGGTCGGCGTCGGTGATCGCGTCGATGACGCCGGGCCCCGGCGTGGCGTCGTCGAGCCCGACGAAGACCAGCGTCTCGGCGGGGACCGAGGCCCGCAGCCTGATCCAGTACTCCTGGAAGTGCATGACCCGGCGCCCGCTGGGGGAGTCGGCGTCGGCGACGGCGACGTGCGTCTCGACCCGGTCGTCGGTCATCGGCAGGAGACGCACGCCCGGCTGCCAGCGCCGGCAGAGCGCCGCGGTGACGTCGGACAGCGGGTAGCCGGCGTCGAGCATCTGGGTGCGGACGAGGTGGGTGGCGAGGTCACGGTCACCGAGGCCGAACCACGTCGGCTCCACGCCGTACGCCGCCAGCTCGTCCTTGGCGCTCCACGTCTCCTCCCGGCGTCCCCACCCGCGCTCGGGGTCGATCCCCTCGCCGAGGGTGTACATGACCGTGTCGAGGTCGGGGCACACCTTGAGGCCGTGCACCCAGATGTCGTCGGCGGTGTTGGCCACCACCGTGACCTCGGCGTCGGACGCCACGCCGGGGAGGGTGCCCGAGGCGATGCCGTGGAGCAGTCCCTGCAGGAACTTCGCCCCGCCCATACCCCCGGAGAGCACCGTGATCTTCTGCATGTGGATACCTTGCCGCACGGCGGCAATAGCCCGATCGGGTGGTTGCGGCCCATACCAGACGGCGGCTTGACTAGAGGGGTACGACAGGCATGTAATTCCCACAGTGTTCTTCGTGGTCGCAACAGGTCAGGTCGCCCTACCATCTGCCGATCTGACCGGGCGACGAGGACAACGGGGATGGGTGCAACACCGGGTCGAAAGGGCGAGTGCCGTGAGAGAACTATTTCTCCTGGACGGGGACGCCGAAGAAGCGGGCTGGCAGGACCGTGCGCTCTGCGCACAGACTGACCCCGAGGCGTTCTTCCCCGAAAAGGGAGGATCGACCAGGGAGGCCAAGAAGGTCTGCCTGACGTGCGAGGTGCGAGACGACTGTCTCGAGTCCGCACTGGTGAACGACGAGCGCTTC contains the following coding sequences:
- the cofD gene encoding 2-phospho-L-lactate transferase, with amino-acid sequence MQKITVLSGGMGGAKFLQGLLHGIASGTLPGVASDAEVTVVANTADDIWVHGLKVCPDLDTVMYTLGEGIDPERGWGRREETWSAKDELAAYGVEPTWFGLGDRDLATHLVRTQMLDAGYPLSDVTAALCRRWQPGVRLLPMTDDRVETHVAVADADSPSGRRVMHFQEYWIRLRASVPAETLVFVGLDDATPGPGVIDAITDADLVVLPPSNPVVSVGTILGVPRVREALGATRAPVVGLSPIVGGTHVRGMAEQMLTAIGVEVSAAGVGLHYGARSAGGVLDGWLVDEADAEQVGRLTDAGLACVAVPLMMTSPDATAAMAAAAVSLVTPVR
- a CDS encoding DUF3105 domain-containing protein; translation: MAKKQAKSDRQAVIAATLKKQKTADQRRGFMIVGVCTVVAVLIVGAAAFQPIKDWWDLRQFKGKDLASIGAPASVCQKVTTKKADGNQDHVPQTQTVDYKDAPPAFGAHWNVAGLAPAPISRKLYTADDRPALEALVHNLEHGYTILWYDDTIAKNDTDMKELQAIADKLSSTTNYRDKFIAAPWTSADEGGAKFPAGQHVAFTHWSAGGSGNTDTSKQEGVFQYCSAISGESLSDFMLKYPYTDSPEPGAM
- a CDS encoding mannose-1-phosphate guanylyltransferase gives rise to the protein MPAIESFWAVIPAGGAGTRLWPLSRSSSPKFLHDLTGTGRSLLQDTHDRLEPLVGERFLVVTGRPHREAVTAQLAALVPESVLAEPSPRDSMAAIGLAAAVLERQDPDAVMGSFAADHVIAHPDRFADAVRTAVEAARDDWLVTLGIEPTFPSSAFGYIHLGEELAGRPGARSVLEFVEKPSTEVAEGYLETGAYRWNAGMFVVRPRVLLDLLAQWHPDFAATLRTIAADLTRLDELWPDLPKIALDHAVAEPAAAAGRVAVVPASFGWDDIGDFDSLATLLEGEAKDVTVLGDDALVRALDATGLVVPRSGRVVAVVGLDDVVVVDTPDALLVTTRAHAQRVKDVVAGLKEADRADLT
- the cofE gene encoding coenzyme F420-0:L-glutamate ligase, which codes for MTTLTVVAPDGAPEVRPGDDLAALLLPLVDLVDGDVVVVTSKVVSKSEGRVRAGTRDEALPGETARVVARRGPTTIVRTHHGLTMAAAGIDASNVEAGTVVLLPEDPDASARRLRSAIHERTGLNVGVVVTDTAGRAWREGQTDIAVGAAGLLVSEDFAGRVDGHGNELAVTAPAVADEIAGACELAQGKLGGRPFAVVRGRSDLVLPAGEHGTGAVALVRAEGGDLFGYGAREAVLRALRGDAADRAPFGAPAAPAELAAAVAAVLGVPAAEAPYGLEVGVGAEHAPVLAALAFAHGWELVPDTAGARVAGRVGVRPVTP
- a CDS encoding WhiB family transcriptional regulator, whose protein sequence is MRELFLLDGDAEEAGWQDRALCAQTDPEAFFPEKGGSTREAKKVCLTCEVRDDCLESALVNDERFGIWGGLSERERRKLKKRAV